One region of Rattus norvegicus strain BN/NHsdMcwi chromosome 13, GRCr8, whole genome shotgun sequence genomic DNA includes:
- the LOC134481476 gene encoding uncharacterized protein LOC134481476: protein MEVAKVRGPLKAKNTDRGAVSPDLSPLPDWAPKSRAPTPLERLPGLRGEKSELVSSFFVPPKFQTTWLSAHRTDLAERSQNLAERSQNRQNKAERDKIRQTDRCRPAYLPVGGRWSLGGGSPFPANAPNEKLSGRTFPRDGDPLTPKTRPRHHRMQSARGFGLLSGYTGTGTCGRFSHSGDWRAPRNQGWAFIGFWGAEASIQKQMHGYRDIIGGF from the exons atggaggtggcaaag gtccggggccctctgaaagccaaaaatacagacagaggtgccgttagtccggatctttctcctctcccagattgggccccgaaaagtcgggccccaacacccttggaacgtcttccagggctgcggggcgagaagtccgagctcgtcagctccttcttcgtcccgcccaaattccaaacaacctggctgagcgctcacagaacagacctggctgagcgctcacagaacctggctgagcgctcacagaacagacagaataaggcagaacgagacaaaatcagacagacagacagatgccggccggcttacctcccagtgggtggtcggtggtccctgggtggaggatctcctttcccggccaatgcaccaaatgaaaagctctcagggagaactttccctcgggatggagaccctctaactccaaagaccagaccgagacaccacaggatgcaatcagcaagaggatttggtttattgtcgggatacacaggcacaggcacctgcgggcgcttcagtcactcgggggactggcgcgccccacggaaccaaggatgggcttttataggattttggggagcagaagcaagcatacagaagcagatgcatggttacagggatatcattggtggattctaa